The Mauremys reevesii isolate NIE-2019 linkage group 1, ASM1616193v1, whole genome shotgun sequence genome has a segment encoding these proteins:
- the PVALB gene encoding parvalbumin alpha has protein sequence MAMTDLLSAEEIKAAVAAFSAAESFSHKKFFEMVGLKKKSQEDIKKIFHILDKDRSGFIEEDELKFILKGFTPNGRDLSDKETKTLLVAGDKDGDGKIGIDEFITLVAEA, from the exons ATGGCGATGACGGACCTGCTCAGCGCGGAGGAGATCAAGGCGGCTGTGGCAGCCTTTTCGG CTGCTGAATCCTTCAGCCACAAGAAGTTCTTTGAAATGGTGGGACTGAAAAAGAAGAGCCAGGAAGATATAAAGAAGATTTTCCACATTCTTGATAAAGATAGAAGTGGCTTCATTGAGGAGGACGAGTTGAA ATTTATACTGAAGGGTTTCACCCCCAATGGCAGAGACCTATCTGATAAAGAAACCAAGACACTCCTGGTTGCTGGAGATAAGGATGGAGATGGCAAAATCGGCATTGATG